In Rhodopirellula sp. P2, the DNA window ACACTGCAAGCGGACGAACCGCATTTATACAATCTGATTCAGAATCGCATTCGCGTGCGTCAGCAACAACGCACCAGAGCGCGAGTCTAATCAGGACGGGCGACGAAAAACTGTCAGGAACCAACTACGGTGAATAGTTCCCGACACGAATGGCACGGGCGTAAGCCTAAGCTGCTGTGGCATAACGGTTTCGGTTCGGATTGCGTGGGCATTGCATCAGCTTGTAGTTCTTCGCTCGCCGTTTGATTTCTCTTTTTTCTTGGCGCGATCAAAGGTGTCGGACACCGATTGACCAGTGAGTGCGCCGGGAAGGAAGTTTCAAACGGTAGCCGATAGGCTGCCGATTTTCGTTGGCTGGCCAACTGGTTCACGGATGGGATGCGATGGTGCCGCCGCTCCGCGGCTTTCCGGATGGGGTGGCGGTACCCGGACCTCGGGTTGAAACCCGAGGCTTTCGGATTTCACCGCTCCGCGGTTCTGCCTGGAAGTGCGTCCACCCCGAGGAAAACAAGGGGAAAGCAATTTCGTCCGCCAGTTAGCGATGAAACCGGTGACATGGCTGGCACCTTGCACAGTGAGGCGGCAGGCCGCACGTGGGCCAGGTCGGTCGCTGTGGGGCCCTGAGTGTTCACTCAGGCGTGTCGTTTTGACTTGGGCATCCAGTCGATTGAGCTGCTTTCTTTTGCATTCAATGGTGCTCGCGTTTGCCCCTCTTGTGGAGTCGTTGTTGGTGCTTTGTGGTTGGTTGTCGGGCGAAGATCAGAGATTGTGTAATTTTGCAACCCCAAATTTCCTTGCATTGGTGGCTTGTGTGCTCTAGAACTTCTTGGGTCCTGGTTCCACCCAAATGGGAGACAGAGGAATGCGATTCAAGAGCGGTCGGGAAAGTGTCGTCGGCAACGTGGTTCAAAAACTGTCCCGCCGGCAGTTGGTCCACCGGCGTTTGCTGCGAGTCGAGATGTTGACGCAGCGACTGATGCTGGCGGCGGACAGCACGCTCCCCAACCCAACGCCGTTTCCTCAGTCATCCGGGGTTCAGGCGTCTGACGCCTACCTTACCCGTGGCTGTCCAGAAGGGACAATCATGTCTCCCGCCGACGGTTGCCGTCCTGATCCCGGTGCGGGGACTCAGTTGCCCAGTGATCCCACTTCGTCATCCTCAGCGACGATGTCTGGGACATCGAGCGGAACGATGTCTTGTCTTGATGCTTTGGACCCAATGGGCACCAGTTCGCCAACCTGGCGCGAATGGAACTGGCTGGGGCAGATTGATGCAACCGGCGATCTGATGGTGTCGGGGAAGGGGCACGCATGTCAGCCAACCGATTTTCCTCTACCAACCCTCACTCCAACACAGTGGACGGATCCCGGCGAGACGGGCCCCGACGACAGTCCGTCCAATCCATCAGCAACTCCACAGCCCACTAGCCAGGGCCCCAGTCCCACATCAATTCCAGAATACCCCAGCGATCCAACTGGTGGCGATCCAACTGGTGGCGACCCAACCGGTGACCCGACTTCTCCGGACCCCACCAGCCCCCCGGATCCTACCTCCTCTGGACTTCCGGATAACGACCCGAGTCCAACCCAGCCGCCATCGCCGACAAATTGGCCGGTCCCGCCGGGGCCGTTGCCTGAACCAGTGCCTTCACCCTCGCCTACGCCAAACCCGAGTTCAACGCCTTCGTCGTCATCCTCGTCGTCATCATGCGAGGGTGACTTTGCGATTGAAGGCATCGAGGTTTACAACGTTGATCCTTTCAAGGGGCTTCATGAAGGTGACAGCATTGATTTGCATGTGACCCTGGAGCCGTACTGTTCGAGTCAGCCTCCAGACCTGACCATCAAGATCGACTCGGATTTTGACGGCGCGTTCAGCGAGGATGAAATCACTCGCCATCGCTCCGAGGACTATATGTTGCGGCATGGATTCACTCGCTTCGATGCCTATGCCGTGTTTGACGACGATGGTCCATCACCAGGGAACGCGACCCCGAGTGACGAGGTGCTGGTCGAGGTCACCTTTGGCGACGATCAAAGAAGCTATTCGCTCGACGTGGCGAATGTTCCGCCGGCGATGTCAACGTCCCCTGTGTTTGGTTCGGGCGTCACCGAAGATGGAGCCGAATACTACGAAGCGACTGCATGGTGGCGTGATCCTTCAGCGGAAGAGGTGTTTGTGCTTTCCGTCGAATGGCCTGACGGTGTTGTTTCAGAGCAGGTCATCAGGCCCGATGACTATCGAGACAACCTGGGTTGGAATCACTCCGTCTCCGGCAAGGTTCGGAGGTACTTTGAAGAGGGAGAGAGTCGACCGGGATTCTATCCAGCCGCCGTCACGATTGCTGATGATGACTCGGGTGAAAGCTCTGTGGTCCTGCAACAAGCGGAGCTTTCGCTGAACAACAACGATAGCAACGAGAATGACCAGGACGACATTCTTGACTATGGAGGTGTTTCCGACCCTGATTTGTTACCGTTCAACTTTGGTCAGTTCAAGAATGAGCTCATGGACGAGGAAACAGGATACTTCTTTCTGTATCACCCTGGCCAAAGCATTCGACTATGGGACTCTCCCACGAAAGAAAATCGAGTGATCGGGAATGAGTCCATCGGGCCCTACGAAGCCGGGTCACTCGGGTTTCTTGCCGACTACGTTCGTGACGAAGGACCGCTCCCTTACACCCTGATTTCGTACAGTGATCAAGACACACTTTACATGGAAGGATTTGAGCTCGGATCCAGTGAGATCGAGTTTTACTGGGCATGGGACTACGACAAGGCGGCGGAGAGTCACGGCGGAGACTATGTGGACCAGCCATACCATCCCGTCGTATACGGTGGGAAGATCAAAGCGACGTCTTGGGGGATCGACTACGACACTGACAGTGACAATCAAGGCGTGATTGAGTTCAGCGAATGGGAAGAAGTCCTTGAGGACAATGACTATGCGATTGGGAAGATTCTTTGTCTGCCGGATGGTGTCACTGCATGCCGCAACAGGACAGTGGCGCTTTCTGTTTTGAGGATGCCTCCTGGTTTGAGCGAAGCCAACGGTGCGGTCCGCGTTCGATTCGATGAACTCACCGGCAAGACATCTTCCGGCGAAATCCGAATGACAGTTGGTGGGGTGCTGCTGCCGAATGCAATTCCAACGGCAATCGAAGGCGGCGGCACAGTGATCACTCCAGGTCATGCGTACGATCTAAATCAGTTGTTGTACAACCGGAACACCGGGCAGATTCATGTCTATCTCCAAGCGTTGACAGCGAGTGGGGGCAATCGAATGAAGAAAACAATCGAGATGTTGGGCAAGCCGGTTGATCGGATCAAGGCAACGGTCGCAGTCCCGGGGCGAGGGGAAAAGACGGACACCATCCGAAGAATGAATGTCGAACCGCAATCATTTTACGAACACCTCAATCGCCGCGACACAACTGGCATGGAGGACCATGGAACCAATGGCCAAGCCATTCGCTCTCTCCTCGCTTCTCAATTGGTCTACGATCTCAAGGGCAATACAAATTGGTCCCTGCGGATGCTAGATCGTGAGCAAATGGAGTTGCGGAAATTCCCTAAAAGCATTCAAGACGCCATTCTTGCGCATGATGTCAATGGCCTGAAGGTCGCGTTGTACATGGACTATGTATCCAAGTCATTCATCGTGTCTTTTGCAGGCACTGAGGGTGAAGAAGCCGACATATTAACTGATCTGAATAACGCGCAGGGTGAGTGGACAGACCAGTACCTAAAGGCTTTCGAGATCGGGCACCACTTCAAATTTCATGCAGCGAAGCAGAAGTATTCCGTTATGTTTACTGGGCACTCGTTGGGTGGCGGTCTTGCGTCAGCGGCTTACGTGACCTCCGGTTTTAATGCTGACACATTCAATGCCGCCGGGCTTCGTAAGGAGACGATGTTTCTCCAAGATGGTAACGGGAATGTCCTGTTTGATGACGAGGGTAAGGCTACTGAATTGTACCCCGGTATGGAAGCAAGGTATTCAAATGCAGCTCATACGGTTGAGCGATACTACATGGAGCACGATTTTCTCAGTTATGCCCAAAATCATTACAATACAATTTTGGATGGTATCCGTCATGCCAGCAATATTGCAGGTTTGTTTGTCTCTGGTCCGTTTGCTCAGATGGGAAAAGCGAAGGTGCTTGCTTTAGTTCAAGACCTGTTTCATCCGGCACTTGGGGCACCTTATCAAATGGATGGACCCTATGATCTCGACTTGAGCGGGGTGATCAACTGGAGTTGGTTGAGTTCTGTTCCGATTAAAATGGCTGCGAGTCACAAGTGCACCGTCCTTGATTATGGGGTCTTTACCGAAGAGGACGAGTCGTTGCCCTTGGATGCGGAAGAACGCCTTCGCTGGAATATACTGGGAGAGTTCAATGCGTCTTAAGATGTTGCCGTGGAAATGTGCAGCTCTCTTCGGGATGGTCTCGTTGGGGTGTTTGGCAGCGCAGGCGGACGAGAGGGTCGACAACACCGCGAAGGAACAGGATTATCGGCAGGAGTATGGGTTGCTTGCCAAAAAATATTTCCACCATCCACTCGATATTCGATTGTGCGAGGCGATCGAGGCCAATGACTTGACAGCAATCCGCTCGGCAATTGCGAGCGGCGCGAATGTCAATGCTTCTGGGCTTGGCGGGGTGACCCCTTTGGTCTGGTCCAGACTCTACCAGCGATTTGCGAGGTTTGAATTGCTGCTGGTCCTTGGTGCTGATCCAAACGCACCCTTCACCTCGGAACCAGACCTAACTAGTTTCCGCAGTACCTTGCATGATTTTCCAGGGGAAACGGCAACTTGCTTTGCTGCGAAGACTGGGTACGACGGTTACCTGGAGTTGGTGCTGGAGCATGAGGCTGACTTGCGCACCATGGATGACAGTCGGCGATCCATTCCACTGCAGATCATGTGGGCCAGGGGCGCGAACCGAATGCAACGAATGAATGCATTTGTCGAGCACGGAGGAGAGATCAACCTTCCGAGTGGTTGGGGAGACAACGAAACATGCGCCGTGCATGCGATTTCTCGCGAGGCCTTCACTCTTGCTGTGATGTTATTCGAATTGGGGGGGGATCCCAACCTTCCTGTTCGTTATGGAGCTGGATGGGGCCTGCCAATTGATTTGGCGGTCTTTCCTATCTCGGAAGACTCTCTCGTTTTTATGGGACCTCGTCCCATTACTCAACGGACTCACGACCGAACTCTTCAAAATCGGCGAGCGTTGAAACGTTTGATCGTTTACCTCGAAGCCGCAGGGTTTTCATCCGAGGAGGCAATTCAGCGAGCAAGAAGGCGGTTCAACCCAAACTACGGGGATCTCGGCCCCGATGAGCTCGCTGCATTGCTTGACTCGACGGAGATGATTCCGAGAGAGGAAGAGCACGTGACGACCATCAAGGACTTGAGAGCAAGCAACGTTCCATTGCAGGTGATTCGTTGGCGAGAAGACACGAGTCATGTTGGTGAGCGGGCGCGAGAGGACGAAGGGATTCAGCGACCGCTGTTTCCACTGACCGAAGCCAAGTTTCGTCAGCACTACGGTTTGCGCGCCGAGCGTTTCTTTCAATCACCCAGCACCTTGGAACTGTGTGCGGCGATCGTCGCCAACGACCCCGGTCAAATTCGTGAGGCAGTGAAAAACGGCGCGGATGTGAATGATGTTGGGTTTGCGGGAATGACGCCGCTGTTGTTTGCGTTCCCGTTTCAACGTGCGGAGAGAATTCAGGCTCTCTTGGACTTGGGCGCGGATCCAACGCTGAGATTGACGAACTACACCGGGGTGCCTGGATTGACGATGCCGGGCCTGAGCGTTCTGACGGAAGCCTCCACGTCCTCGTCCGCCGAAATCTTTGAGCGAATAGTGGCGTCCTGTGAGGGTCAAGGTCTGCACTGGACCACCCATGAACATTGGAGTGGGATGCCAATGTTGCATGCAATCGTTTCTGGTTTGGAGTCGGAGCGGGTCGCCAAGATCAAGCGATTCCGGGCTGGTTCAGGTGATCTGCATCGACTCAATGAGGATGGGTGCGACGCTGCGATGCTGGCGATCTTTCTGTCCGACTGTGCAACTGCCCAGCATTTGATCGAGGCTGGGGCGGATTTGAAGCGACGGAATCAAGCCGGGGATCATCTCCCAAACGTTTACTATCGCTATGAAAGCGCGTCTGCAGTTGAGAAGCACAATGCGGCCCAACTGAAATTTGAGACTCGGCTGGTTGCCCCGGCAAAGGAACTGAAAGCACTGCTCCAAAGGAAAGGATGTCAATTCGATGACCAAGCAGGGCGGATCCGGCGGGGCGAAATCGATGATGACATCAGGCGGGAGGCGGATGAGATCGGACGAAAGATCAGAGACAACGCGGAGCGACTACGTTTCAACTGGTATCCGCGTCAGGAGTTTGTTGAGGCGGGAGAAATCTTTCGTGACGATCGCTACGATTTACGGAAGGTGTTCGATGTTCAAATGCCGGTCGTGCCGGAAAACGTGCCAGGGCAACTTCCCTCAAACGGTGGCCTGAATCCAAAGGCGGTTCAGGAATGATTCGCTGGTTGGCGTCGTACCCCAAGTCAGGGAACACCTGGGTTCGCATTTTCTTGTGGGCCTATTAGCGAGATCAAAGGGGAAGGGGGTCATTGTTTGTTTATCCGTCTGTTTTTAACCCGGTCCCCTTTGATTGGCTTCGGTTGAAATGGCTGCGAGTCACAAGGGAACCGTCCTTGATTATGGGGTCTTTACGGAAGAGGACGAGTCGTTGCCCTTGGATGCGGAAGAACGCCTTCGCTGGAATATACTAGGAGAGTTCAATGCGTCTTAAGATGTTGCCGTGGAAATGTGCAGCTCTCTTCGGGATGGTCTCGTGGGGGTGTTTGGCAGCGCAGGCGGACGAGAGGGTCGACAACACCGCGAAGGAACAGGATTATCGGCAGGAATATGGGTTGCTTGCCAAAAAATATTTCCACCATCCACTCGATATTCGATTGTGCGAGGCGATCGAGGCCAATGACTTGACAGCAATCCGCTCGGCAATTGCGAGTGGCGCGAATGCCAATGCCTCGGGGCTTGGGGGGGTGACCCCTCTGATCTGGTCCAGACTCTACCAGCGATTTGCGAGGTTTGAGTTGCTGCTGGTCCTTGGTGCTGATCCGAACGCACCCTTCACCTCGGAACCAGACCTAACTAGTTTCCGCAGTACCTTGCATGATTTTCCAGGGGAAACGGCAACTTGCTTTGCTGCGAAGACTGGGTACGACGGTTACCTGGAGTTGGTGCTGGAGCATGAAGCTGACTTGCGCACCATGGATGACAGTCGGCGATCGATTCCACTGCAGATCATGTGGGCCAGGGGCGCGAACCGAATGCAACGAATGAATGCATTTGTCGAGCACGGAGGAGAGATCAACCTTCCGAGTGGTTGGGGAGACAACGAAACATGTGCCGTGCATGCGATTTCTCGCGAGGCCTTCACTCTTGCTGTGATGTTATTCGAATTGGGGGGGGATCCCAACCTTCCTGTTCGTTATGGAGCTGGATGGGGCCTGCCGATTGATTTGGCGGTCTTTCCTATCTCGGAAGACTCTCTCGTTTTTATGGGACCTCGTCCCATTACTCAACGGACTCACGACCGAACTCTTCAAAATCGGCGAGCGTTGAAACGTTTGATCGTTTACCTCGAAGCCGCAGGGTTTTCATCCGAGGAGGCAATTCAGCGAGCAAGAAGGCGGTTCAACCCAAACTACGGGGATCTCGGCCCCGATGAGCTCGCTGCATTGCTTGACTCGACGGAGATGATTCCGAGAGAGGAAGAGCACGTGACGACCATCAAGGACTTGAGAGCAAGCAACGTTCCATTGCAGGTGATTCGTTGGCGAGAAGACACGAGTCATGTTGGTGAGCGGGCGCGAGAGGACGAAGGGATTCAGCGACCGCTGTTTCCACTGACCGAAGCCAAGTTTCGTCAGCACTACGGTTTGCGCGCCGAGCGTTTCTTTCAATCACCCAGCACCTTGGAACTGTGTGCGGCGATCGTCGCCAACGACCCCGGTCAAATTCGTGAGGCAGTGAAAAACGGCGCGGATGTGAATGATGTTGGGTTTGCGGGAATGACGCCGCTGTTGTTTGCGTTCCCGTTTCAACGTGCGGAGAGAATTCAGGCTCTCTTGGACTTGGGCGCGGATCCAACGCTGAGATTGACGAACTACACCGGCGTGCCTGGATTGACGATGCCGGGCCTGAGCGTTCTGACGGAAGCCTCCACGTCCTCGTCCGCCGAAATGTTCGAGCGAATTGTGGCGTCCTGTGAGAGTCAAGGTCTGCACTGGACCACCCATGAACATTGGAGTGGGATGCCAATGTTGCATGCAATCGTTTCTGGTTTGGAGTCGGAGCGGGTCGCCAAGATCAAGCGATTCCAGGCTGGTTCAGGCGATCTGCATCGACTCAATGAGGATGGGTGCGACGCTGCGATGCTGGCGATCTTTCTGTCCGACTGTGCAGCTGCCCAGCATTTGATCGAGGCTGGGGCGGATTTGAAGCGACGGAATCAAGCCGGGGATCATCTCCCAAACGTTTACTATCGCTATGAAAGCGCGTCTGCAGTTGAGAAGCACAATGCGGCCCAACTGAAATTTGAGACTCGGCTGGTTGCCCCGGCAAAGGAACTGAAAGCACTGCTCCAAAGGAAAGGATGTCAATTCGATGACCAAGCAGGGCGGATCCGGCGGGGCGAAATCGATGATGACATCAGGCGGGAGGCGGATGAGATCGGACGAAAGATCAGAGACAACGCGGAGCGACTACGTTTCAACTGGTATCCGCGTCAGGAGTTTGTTGAGGCGGGAGAAATCTTTCGTGACGATCGCTACGATTTACGGAAGGTGTTCGATGTTCAAATGCCGGTCGTGCCGGAAAACGTGCCAGGGC includes these proteins:
- a CDS encoding ankyrin repeat domain-containing protein, giving the protein MRLKMLPWKCAALFGMVSLGCLAAQADERVDNTAKEQDYRQEYGLLAKKYFHHPLDIRLCEAIEANDLTAIRSAIASGANVNASGLGGVTPLVWSRLYQRFARFELLLVLGADPNAPFTSEPDLTSFRSTLHDFPGETATCFAAKTGYDGYLELVLEHEADLRTMDDSRRSIPLQIMWARGANRMQRMNAFVEHGGEINLPSGWGDNETCAVHAISREAFTLAVMLFELGGDPNLPVRYGAGWGLPIDLAVFPISEDSLVFMGPRPITQRTHDRTLQNRRALKRLIVYLEAAGFSSEEAIQRARRRFNPNYGDLGPDELAALLDSTEMIPREEEHVTTIKDLRASNVPLQVIRWREDTSHVGERAREDEGIQRPLFPLTEAKFRQHYGLRAERFFQSPSTLELCAAIVANDPGQIREAVKNGADVNDVGFAGMTPLLFAFPFQRAERIQALLDLGADPTLRLTNYTGVPGLTMPGLSVLTEASTSSSAEIFERIVASCEGQGLHWTTHEHWSGMPMLHAIVSGLESERVAKIKRFRAGSGDLHRLNEDGCDAAMLAIFLSDCATAQHLIEAGADLKRRNQAGDHLPNVYYRYESASAVEKHNAAQLKFETRLVAPAKELKALLQRKGCQFDDQAGRIRRGEIDDDIRREADEIGRKIRDNAERLRFNWYPRQEFVEAGEIFRDDRYDLRKVFDVQMPVVPENVPGQLPSNGGLNPKAVQE
- a CDS encoding ankyrin repeat domain-containing protein, producing the protein MRLKMLPWKCAALFGMVSWGCLAAQADERVDNTAKEQDYRQEYGLLAKKYFHHPLDIRLCEAIEANDLTAIRSAIASGANANASGLGGVTPLIWSRLYQRFARFELLLVLGADPNAPFTSEPDLTSFRSTLHDFPGETATCFAAKTGYDGYLELVLEHEADLRTMDDSRRSIPLQIMWARGANRMQRMNAFVEHGGEINLPSGWGDNETCAVHAISREAFTLAVMLFELGGDPNLPVRYGAGWGLPIDLAVFPISEDSLVFMGPRPITQRTHDRTLQNRRALKRLIVYLEAAGFSSEEAIQRARRRFNPNYGDLGPDELAALLDSTEMIPREEEHVTTIKDLRASNVPLQVIRWREDTSHVGERAREDEGIQRPLFPLTEAKFRQHYGLRAERFFQSPSTLELCAAIVANDPGQIREAVKNGADVNDVGFAGMTPLLFAFPFQRAERIQALLDLGADPTLRLTNYTGVPGLTMPGLSVLTEASTSSSAEMFERIVASCESQGLHWTTHEHWSGMPMLHAIVSGLESERVAKIKRFQAGSGDLHRLNEDGCDAAMLAIFLSDCAAAQHLIEAGADLKRRNQAGDHLPNVYYRYESASAVEKHNAAQLKFETRLVAPAKELKALLQRKGCQFDDQAGRIRRGEIDDDIRREADEIGRKIRDNAERLRFNWYPRQEFVEAGEIFRDDRYDLRKVFDVQMPVVPENVPGQLPSNGGLNPKAVQE